A genomic window from Silene latifolia isolate original U9 population chromosome Y, ASM4854445v1, whole genome shotgun sequence includes:
- the LOC141632661 gene encoding uncharacterized protein LOC141632661, protein MKITEINTAFQFHCTMVYAFNDTIARKDLWSDVSTYSANITGPWLLCGDCNCVLTPTEILGGQTTIEEMEDFQACVDHCALLDSPATGSFYTWNKKQDPSTRVYSRLDRVLVNQEWLQARPDAYANFFNEGYFDHSPCIIQDSTTSFAGRKSFKFFNMWSKVPEFLPCVQHIWNTKWQGTKMFQVGTKMFQVVMKLNSLKQPLKNLNKYLFADIENSTTHAWKVLDAIQTALHMNPTDSVLIYQEREALKTYRDLQTACDSFLLQKSKATWVNQGDNNTKYFHSILKNRHVQSKIFRITDAEGHTHTDRDKIQQAFLSYYHHLLGTTAH, encoded by the coding sequence ATGAAGATTACTGAGATAAACACTGCTTTCCAATTTCATTGCACTATGGTTTATGCTTTCAATGATACTATTGCTAGGAAGGATTTATGGTCTGATGTATCTACTTATTCTGCTAATATTACTGGTCCTTGGTTATTATGTGGAGATTGTAATTGTGTGCTTACCCCTACTGAAATACTTGGGGGTCAAACTACTATTGAGGAAATGGAAGACTTTCAAGCTTGTGTTGATCACTGTGCCCTACTAGATAGTCCTGCTACTGGTTCCTTTTACACCTGGAACAAAAAGCAGGATCCATCTACTAGGGTTTATTCACGTCTGGATAGAGTGTTGGTAAATCAGGAGTGGCTACAGGCCAGACCTGATGCATATGCTAATTTTTTTAATGAAGGATATTTTGATCATTCCCCTTGTATTATACAAGATTCTACTACTTCTTTTGCTGGGAGAAAGAGCTTCAAATTTTTTAACATGTGGAGTAAAGTTCCTGAATTCTTACCCTGTGTTCAACACATTTGGAATACTAAGTGGCAGGGTACCAAAATGTTTCAAGTGGGTACCAAAATGTTTCAAGTAGTCATGAAATTGAATAGTTTGAAACAACCCTTGAAAAATTTGAACAAGTATTTGTTTGCTGACATTGAAAATAGCACAACTCATGCTTGGAAGGTCCTGGATGCCATTCAAACTGCCCTGCATATGAACCCTACTGATTCTGTTCTTATTTATCAGGAAAGAGAAGCTCTCAAAACTTATAGAGATCTTCAAACAGCCTGTGATAGCTTCCTCCTTCAGAAATCTAAGGCAACCTGGGTTAATCAAGGGGACAATAATACCAAATATTTTCATAGTATCCTGAAGAATAGACATGTCCAATCAAAAATTTTCAGGATTACTGATGCTGAGGGGCATACTCATACTGATAGGGATAAAATTCAACAAGCTTTTCTCAGTTATTATCACCATTTGCTTGGAACTACTgctcactag